In one Juglans regia cultivar Chandler chromosome 11, Walnut 2.0, whole genome shotgun sequence genomic region, the following are encoded:
- the LOC108987843 gene encoding uncharacterized protein LOC108987843 has product MSWATSAFRWLDLECFVSVGRSSVSRWPGLFSSYLTPRWGLVETRRWSWRDLSLSWIVDDVMWGMVTAFESVALVSMLCFFFVFCGCTV; this is encoded by the coding sequence atgTCGTGGGCCACGTCAGCATTCCGGTGGCTGGACTTGGAGTGCTTCGTCTCGGTCGGCAGGTCGTCGGTTTCGAGGTGGCCGGGATTATTCTCCTCGTACCTCACGCCGAGGTGGGGCTTGGTCGAGACGAGGAGGTGGTCGTGGCGGGATCTGAGCTTGTCGTGGATCGTGGACGACGTCATGTGGGGGATGGTAACGGCGTTCGAGTCCGTCGCCTTGGTCTCCATGCTTtgcttcttcttcgtcttctgcGGTTGCACTGTCTAG